Proteins co-encoded in one Bremerella sp. TYQ1 genomic window:
- a CDS encoding CHAD domain-containing protein → MTYQLVDNEPLSHALRRIAREQIDQAIAEIDDKTVPRDEAVHQVRKRCKKIRGLVRLVRPEFEKTYQAENKWYRDIAARLSDVRDAQVLIETYDKLMERYEEEVDRQLFGPIRRKLTMRLKELLEDDVQLDEELRDVKAKLEEGRDRIPYWPLDEMEPEAIMAGIDKTYQRGLKAMKKAYKKDDSEQFHEWRKRVKYHWYHMRLIRPIWQREVNARRKEADDLADLLGDDHDLAVLRETIQEEAEAFAGAEATDAFVILTVRRQRELRAEAKTLGMRLFAESDEAFAERLESYLDASQYETERATPPEVHPELTAS, encoded by the coding sequence ATGACCTATCAGCTAGTCGACAACGAACCACTTTCCCACGCATTGCGGCGAATTGCCCGAGAGCAGATCGATCAGGCCATCGCAGAAATCGACGACAAGACGGTGCCGCGTGACGAAGCGGTTCACCAGGTTCGCAAACGGTGCAAGAAGATTCGCGGCCTCGTGCGGCTGGTCCGACCTGAGTTTGAGAAAACCTATCAGGCCGAAAACAAGTGGTATCGCGATATCGCCGCGCGGTTGTCGGACGTTCGAGATGCTCAGGTTTTGATCGAAACGTACGACAAGCTGATGGAGCGTTACGAAGAAGAAGTCGATCGGCAACTGTTTGGGCCGATTCGCCGCAAACTGACGATGCGGCTGAAAGAATTGCTGGAAGATGATGTGCAACTCGACGAAGAGCTACGCGACGTGAAGGCGAAGCTGGAAGAAGGTCGCGATCGAATCCCCTATTGGCCTCTCGACGAAATGGAGCCTGAGGCGATCATGGCCGGAATCGACAAGACCTACCAGCGCGGGCTGAAGGCAATGAAAAAGGCCTACAAGAAAGATGACTCCGAGCAGTTCCACGAGTGGCGAAAACGGGTGAAGTACCACTGGTATCACATGCGACTGATCCGGCCCATCTGGCAACGCGAAGTGAACGCGCGGCGAAAAGAAGCGGATGATTTGGCCGATCTGCTAGGAGACGATCACGACTTGGCTGTGCTGCGAGAGACCATTCAAGAGGAAGCGGAAGCGTTTGCCGGCGCGGAGGCCACCGACGCGTTCGTCATTCTTACAGTACGCCGCCAGCGAGAACTTCGAGCCGAAGCGAAAACGCTTGGCATGCGTCTGTTTGCCGAATCGGACGAGGCATTCGCTGAGCGACTGGAAAGCTATCTCGACGCGAGCCAGTACGAAACGGAGCGTGCCACACCACCGGAAGTGCATCCGGAGCTGACGGCTTCGTAG
- a CDS encoding phosphatidate cytidylyltransferase: MHLLPDCLSTIFTAPLLAQQTAFLLDGATGILLGVVISCLLIATGAGQILRRQPDSSVNPAIVQAFIRRVRAWWLMTAILAVAFMIPSPVATVILFFLISFWALREFITLTPTRLGDHRTLFWVFFVLTPAQYVLVAMGQSQYELFSILIPVYGFLFVAARIAVAGDYKRFLERIAKIQAGLYICVYSLSYAPALLYLTDWTDPEYSTKSTAGLLFYFLLIAQLSDLLHFVCSRLLGKNVIAPNINASRTWEGFFAGTGVTAVVGALLSLTGATPFNPWQSAVMSIVIAVMGAAGSMAMSAIKRDRGVQDYGTLVEGHAGVLDRIDALCFAAPVFFHLTRYYFTTAGG, translated from the coding sequence ATGCATTTGCTGCCTGATTGCCTAAGCACGATTTTCACAGCACCGTTGTTGGCCCAACAAACGGCGTTTCTGCTGGATGGTGCAACCGGCATCTTGCTGGGCGTGGTGATCAGCTGCTTGTTGATTGCGACGGGGGCAGGCCAAATCTTACGGCGTCAGCCTGACTCGAGCGTGAACCCAGCCATCGTTCAGGCATTCATTCGTCGCGTGCGAGCATGGTGGTTGATGACCGCTATCCTGGCCGTTGCGTTCATGATTCCCTCGCCGGTTGCGACGGTGATCTTATTCTTCCTGATCTCGTTCTGGGCACTCCGCGAGTTCATTACGCTGACCCCGACACGGCTTGGCGACCATCGCACGTTGTTCTGGGTCTTCTTCGTGTTGACGCCAGCCCAGTACGTGCTAGTGGCCATGGGGCAATCGCAGTACGAACTGTTCAGCATTTTGATTCCCGTTTATGGCTTTCTCTTTGTCGCCGCGCGAATCGCGGTGGCAGGGGACTACAAGCGGTTCCTGGAACGTATCGCGAAGATTCAAGCGGGGCTTTACATCTGTGTCTACTCGCTCAGCTACGCTCCGGCACTGTTGTACCTGACCGATTGGACCGATCCTGAATACTCGACGAAAAGTACCGCCGGGCTGCTGTTCTACTTCCTGCTGATTGCCCAGCTGAGCGACTTGTTGCACTTCGTTTGCAGCCGTTTACTCGGAAAGAATGTGATTGCCCCCAACATCAACGCCAGCCGTACTTGGGAAGGCTTTTTCGCAGGAACCGGGGTAACCGCGGTTGTGGGGGCACTGCTTAGTTTGACCGGGGCGACGCCGTTCAATCCGTGGCAGAGTGCGGTGATGTCGATCGTGATCGCTGTGATGGGGGCCGCCGGCAGCATGGCGATGAGTGCCATCAAACGGGACCGCGGCGTACAAGATTATGGCACATTGGTCGAAGGACATGCCGGCGTGCTCGACCGGATCGACGCGTTATGCTTCGCTGCTCCGGTCTTCTTTCATCTAACGCGGTATTACTTCACCACCGCAGGCGGTTAG
- a CDS encoding lysophospholipid acyltransferase family protein, with translation MAGLAKVVAGSSVRWVDCHPDTCQRIYFANHTSHIDAVIIWASLPKHCRELTKPVAAKDYWDRGWFRRYLARSLNAMLIDRENIKVHRSPVESMLQEIGDKYSAIIFPEGSRNDGTTLRNFKSGLFYLAKKRPDLELVPVYVDNMTRILPKGEYLPVPLLSRVIFGPPIWLENGEPKTDFLVRAREAVSRLRDV, from the coding sequence TTGGCTGGTCTGGCGAAAGTTGTCGCCGGAAGCAGTGTCCGCTGGGTGGATTGCCACCCCGACACCTGCCAGCGGATCTATTTTGCGAACCACACCAGCCATATCGACGCCGTCATCATTTGGGCTTCGCTGCCGAAGCATTGCCGAGAACTGACGAAACCGGTCGCCGCGAAAGACTATTGGGACCGGGGGTGGTTTCGCCGCTATCTGGCTCGCTCGCTGAATGCGATGTTGATCGATCGCGAGAACATCAAAGTTCACCGCAGCCCTGTTGAATCGATGCTACAAGAGATCGGCGACAAATACTCGGCGATCATCTTTCCCGAGGGAAGCCGGAACGACGGAACGACGTTGCGGAACTTTAAAAGTGGGCTTTTTTACCTGGCAAAGAAGCGACCCGACCTGGAACTTGTTCCTGTCTATGTCGACAATATGACACGCATTTTACCGAAGGGTGAATACCTTCCGGTTCCTTTGCTTAGTCGCGTAATCTTCGGACCGCCCATTTGGCTGGAAAATGGCGAGCCAAAGACAGACTTCCTCGTCCGTGCTCGGGAAGCGGTTTCCCGGTTGCGAGACGTTTGA
- a CDS encoding glycosyltransferase has product MRRRTHLPIDSRGPLKVMYMVTSMPVGGAETLLVNLIRRMDRSRFAPELCCMKELGPLGEEMQQEVPTFHNMLSGKYDLRVVPRLTQLFSIREIDAVVTVGAGDKMFWGRLCAWLAGVPVVASAIHSTGWPDSINWLNRRLTSITDRFIGVAAPHGKHLVDVEGFPTEKVTVIPNGIDTDRFVRSEEIRRRVRADWGVAEDTVVCGIVAALRPEKDHALFLKSAARVIKHCPNTHYVIIGDGPERPGIEALRDELGIADHITMMGSRSDIPELLSGMDCFALTSKNEASPVSILEAMSMNLPVVAPRVGSIPDAIDDGENGVLVEASNLDQTADAMLRIMQDASLREAMGQSARAKVLRYGSLDAMVAGYQDLISGVYRQKVQAALHAARQPSSNAVLLPQTSDVKAS; this is encoded by the coding sequence ATGCGACGACGAACCCACTTGCCGATCGACAGCCGCGGCCCATTGAAGGTCATGTACATGGTGACCAGCATGCCGGTCGGTGGCGCGGAAACGTTGCTGGTCAACTTGATCCGGCGGATGGATCGCAGCCGCTTCGCTCCGGAACTGTGCTGCATGAAAGAGCTCGGCCCTTTGGGGGAAGAGATGCAGCAGGAAGTTCCCACGTTCCACAACATGCTTAGCGGCAAGTACGATCTGCGCGTTGTCCCGCGACTGACGCAGCTGTTCTCGATTCGCGAAATCGACGCCGTGGTGACCGTCGGCGCCGGCGACAAGATGTTCTGGGGCCGACTCTGTGCATGGCTTGCCGGCGTTCCCGTGGTTGCTTCGGCAATTCATTCGACTGGATGGCCTGACTCGATCAACTGGCTCAATCGTCGTCTGACGTCGATCACCGACCGCTTCATTGGTGTCGCAGCTCCGCATGGCAAGCATCTAGTCGACGTCGAAGGTTTCCCCACTGAAAAAGTGACCGTCATTCCCAACGGTATCGATACCGATCGTTTCGTCCGCAGCGAAGAGATCCGTCGCCGCGTGCGTGCCGATTGGGGTGTCGCCGAAGACACCGTTGTTTGCGGAATTGTCGCTGCGCTGCGTCCGGAGAAAGATCACGCATTGTTTCTGAAATCAGCCGCCAGGGTGATCAAGCACTGCCCGAACACCCATTACGTGATCATCGGAGATGGGCCGGAGCGACCTGGTATTGAAGCACTGCGAGATGAACTGGGAATTGCCGATCATATCACGATGATGGGTAGCCGCAGCGACATTCCGGAGCTTCTGTCGGGGATGGACTGCTTCGCGTTGACATCGAAAAACGAAGCCAGTCCGGTCTCGATTCTCGAGGCAATGTCAATGAACTTGCCGGTCGTTGCCCCTCGCGTGGGGAGCATCCCCGATGCAATCGACGACGGCGAAAATGGTGTGTTGGTCGAAGCCAGCAATCTCGATCAAACGGCCGACGCGATGCTTCGCATCATGCAAGATGCGTCGCTCCGAGAAGCGATGGGCCAGTCTGCTCGGGCCAAAGTGCTGCGGTATGGCTCGCTCGACGCCATGGTGGCGGGGTACCAGGACTTAATCAGCGGCGTTTATCGCCAGAAGGTTCAAGCGGCGCTGCATGCGGCGCGTCAGCCCTCTTCCAATGCCGTTCTGCTGCCCCAGACGTCAGATGTGAAGGCATCGTAA
- a CDS encoding lipopolysaccharide biosynthesis protein → MSSASTLDKSVEVSGSPSYQTTSLAESMLLLAMLTVFQRGIGFVRGVLFCRWLPAEQLGLWDLVFGFLMLAGPLVVLGIPGSFGRYVEHFRQKGQLRTFLRRTTIATVVLSAVGCSLLWVFHEQAAVILFKDGSLAPIIPVVSLTLVSVVGFNYFVELFIAMRQMRTVSALQFVNSVLFASVGLGLLLWYESSAESVIISYGIACSVTVVLGGVVLLRDWRQLPLCDSVPMQSEFWRKLLPFAAWLWAINLLSNLFEVVDRYMIVHFSGLSPEQSITLVGDYHSSRVVPWLMVAVANLFGGILLPHLSADWERGEHKQVSDQLNLLLKTAAMVMMAGAMVIGLTAPFLFEHVFEGKYSGGLAVLPWTLTYCVWYSLSGCAMLYFCCAEKTYAGAIVFGVGLASNVALNAMLLPMWGLTGAVVATALANAIAIVLALYLAKRHGMEVQKSTILLAAAPLLLGFGWATAMAVWIVLLWQAFAANWVFNEQEKRTLLDGLSVLTKRFQS, encoded by the coding sequence ATGAGCAGCGCATCCACGCTCGATAAATCGGTTGAAGTTTCCGGCAGTCCGAGCTATCAAACAACATCGTTGGCCGAAAGCATGTTGCTGTTGGCGATGCTGACGGTGTTTCAGCGTGGCATCGGCTTCGTACGCGGCGTGCTGTTTTGCCGCTGGCTACCTGCCGAACAGTTGGGACTTTGGGACTTAGTGTTCGGGTTCCTCATGCTTGCCGGGCCACTGGTCGTGCTGGGGATTCCTGGTTCGTTTGGCCGTTACGTCGAACACTTCCGCCAAAAAGGACAGCTCCGTACGTTCCTCCGCCGTACAACGATCGCGACCGTGGTGCTCTCCGCGGTGGGCTGCAGTTTGTTGTGGGTGTTTCATGAGCAAGCGGCCGTCATTCTGTTTAAAGATGGCAGCCTGGCCCCGATCATTCCTGTCGTGTCGCTCACGCTGGTGTCGGTGGTGGGATTCAACTATTTCGTCGAACTGTTTATCGCCATGCGGCAAATGCGAACGGTCTCGGCGCTGCAGTTCGTTAATAGCGTGCTGTTTGCTTCGGTCGGTTTAGGTTTGCTGCTGTGGTACGAATCCTCAGCCGAAAGCGTCATCATTTCGTACGGCATCGCGTGCAGCGTGACCGTTGTGCTGGGCGGTGTCGTGCTGCTGCGTGATTGGCGGCAGTTGCCTCTTTGCGACAGCGTGCCGATGCAGTCGGAGTTCTGGCGAAAGCTGCTTCCGTTTGCTGCCTGGCTGTGGGCGATCAATCTGCTTTCCAACTTGTTTGAAGTGGTCGACCGCTACATGATCGTTCACTTCAGCGGGCTTTCGCCGGAACAAAGTATCACGCTCGTGGGTGACTATCATAGTAGCCGCGTCGTGCCATGGTTGATGGTGGCGGTGGCAAACTTGTTCGGCGGAATCCTCTTGCCGCATCTCTCGGCTGACTGGGAACGAGGCGAACACAAGCAGGTTTCCGATCAACTCAATTTGCTGCTGAAAACCGCCGCGATGGTCATGATGGCAGGCGCGATGGTGATCGGACTCACGGCGCCATTTTTGTTCGAGCATGTCTTCGAAGGAAAATACAGCGGCGGTTTAGCCGTGTTGCCGTGGACGCTGACCTACTGCGTATGGTACAGCCTCAGCGGGTGCGCGATGCTTTATTTTTGCTGTGCCGAGAAGACCTATGCGGGGGCGATTGTGTTTGGCGTCGGGCTTGCATCCAACGTGGCTCTCAACGCCATGCTGCTGCCGATGTGGGGACTAACTGGGGCGGTCGTTGCCACGGCATTGGCCAACGCCATCGCGATTGTGCTGGCCCTTTATCTCGCGAAACGGCACGGGATGGAAGTTCAGAAATCAACGATCTTACTTGCCGCGGCTCCATTGCTATTGGGCTTCGGCTGGGCCACTGCCATGGCGGTTTGGATTGTTTTGCTATGGCAAGCTTTCGCCGCGAACTGGGTTTTCAACGAACAAGAAAAGCGAACGCTGCTCGATGGCTTGAGCGTCCTGACCAAGCGATTCCAATCGTAA
- a CDS encoding polysaccharide deacetylase family protein yields the protein MHSIKGSLIDGYYAATWPWRARFRHVRARVGMAPVMVLFYHRVADQNVTEWTIRNDDFKRHLDWLQSHLEVVSLAEAQRRVAFRMNRKPCVAITFDDGYGDNSDQAIHELISREMPATYFVTLDNVLTGKPFPHDAKLGINARPNSVDELRAMVASGVIEIGGHTRTHPDVGKIHDHALLQSEVIDATYELEALVEQPIRYFAFPFGQHANLNDVAINMLREHGIQGFCSAYGGYNFPGDDPYHIQRIHGDPELSRLRNWLTVDPRKVHGVTRFQPRYSKLSTANGGDA from the coding sequence ATGCACAGCATCAAGGGAAGCCTGATCGACGGATACTACGCGGCAACTTGGCCTTGGCGGGCCCGGTTTCGCCACGTCCGCGCGCGCGTCGGCATGGCTCCGGTGATGGTCTTGTTCTACCATCGTGTCGCCGACCAAAACGTGACCGAATGGACGATCCGTAACGACGATTTCAAACGCCATTTAGATTGGTTGCAATCGCATCTGGAAGTGGTCTCCCTGGCCGAAGCCCAACGCCGTGTCGCATTTCGGATGAACCGAAAACCGTGCGTGGCGATTACCTTTGACGACGGCTACGGCGACAACAGCGATCAAGCCATCCACGAGCTGATAAGCCGCGAAATGCCGGCGACTTACTTTGTCACGCTCGATAACGTTTTGACCGGTAAACCGTTTCCGCACGACGCGAAGTTGGGGATCAATGCCAGGCCTAATTCGGTCGACGAGCTTCGAGCGATGGTGGCCAGCGGCGTGATTGAAATTGGCGGCCATACGCGAACGCATCCTGATGTCGGGAAGATCCATGACCATGCGCTGCTGCAGTCGGAAGTGATCGATGCAACGTATGAACTGGAAGCGTTGGTCGAGCAGCCGATTCGCTACTTTGCATTTCCGTTCGGGCAGCATGCCAACTTGAACGACGTGGCGATCAACATGCTGCGCGAGCATGGCATTCAAGGCTTTTGCTCTGCGTACGGGGGCTACAACTTCCCAGGCGACGACCCTTATCACATCCAACGAATTCATGGCGATCCAGAACTTTCGCGACTGCGAAATTGGTTGACGGTCGACCCTCGTAAAGTGCACGGCGTGACTCGATTCCAGCCGCGCTACTCGAAATTATCGACGGCGAATGGAGGCGACGCATGA
- a CDS encoding GNAT family N-acetyltransferase has product MASSPQKHMHVERFSDPQSIAQLRPAWNALAEGVPFRSYEWMMSWWNHYGADRQLYVLSIFDEERLIGLAPWYCTPLTSGGRTIRFLGDGDVCSDYLDILVDPQETQRVMPLLVDWLQEALTTSDAWDAMEWDSLPQDARNASSLSERLTHCHAMVRRLPAQNCWRLQLPDSWYDFEMQQSKSHRKQIRRHISRVLDTDRCQLKVCRDADTLDEAMPILIDLHMRRRQSLDQPGCFASDRFTKFLHEASREMMENGQCEILWLELDGSPVAAEIHFPSETIAYAYQAGIDPDRLSDEPGSLMQIAVIRRAIEEGKTAVDFLRGDEPYKAHWRAEPSACETLRIVPNTTFGLIRHGIWSTKDQVKTWFKASLGKS; this is encoded by the coding sequence ATGGCTTCGTCCCCACAAAAGCACATGCACGTCGAACGATTTTCCGACCCACAATCGATTGCCCAGCTTCGCCCAGCCTGGAATGCGTTGGCCGAAGGTGTGCCATTTCGCAGCTACGAATGGATGATGTCGTGGTGGAACCACTACGGCGCCGATCGTCAGCTGTACGTCCTCAGCATCTTTGATGAAGAACGCCTCATCGGACTTGCTCCTTGGTACTGCACGCCGCTGACTTCCGGCGGCCGTACGATCCGTTTTCTGGGCGATGGCGATGTCTGTAGTGACTATCTCGATATCCTTGTCGATCCGCAAGAAACGCAGCGGGTGATGCCGCTTCTCGTCGATTGGCTGCAAGAGGCGCTGACCACTTCCGATGCGTGGGATGCGATGGAGTGGGATAGCCTGCCGCAAGATGCTCGGAACGCGTCTTCGCTGAGCGAACGCCTGACACATTGTCATGCGATGGTTCGCCGTCTGCCTGCTCAGAATTGTTGGCGACTGCAGTTGCCAGATTCATGGTACGACTTCGAGATGCAGCAGTCGAAGTCGCATCGCAAGCAAATTCGTCGACACATCAGCCGCGTGCTCGATACCGATCGTTGCCAGCTGAAAGTTTGTCGCGATGCCGACACGCTCGACGAAGCGATGCCCATTCTGATCGACTTACACATGCGACGCCGGCAATCGCTCGATCAGCCAGGTTGCTTTGCTTCAGACCGCTTTACGAAGTTTCTGCACGAAGCCTCGCGCGAGATGATGGAGAACGGCCAATGCGAGATCCTGTGGCTTGAACTGGATGGAAGTCCGGTCGCCGCCGAGATTCATTTTCCCAGCGAAACTATCGCATACGCCTATCAAGCCGGCATCGATCCCGATCGTCTATCCGACGAGCCAGGCAGCTTGATGCAGATTGCCGTCATTCGCCGGGCGATTGAAGAAGGCAAAACGGCAGTCGACTTCCTGCGTGGCGACGAACCCTACAAAGCTCATTGGCGAGCCGAGCCATCGGCTTGCGAGACGTTACGCATCGTTCCGAATACCACCTTCGGGCTCATTCGCCACGGCATTTGGAGCACGAAGGACCAAGTGAAAACCTGGTTCAAAGCCTCGCTCGGAAAAAGCTAG